Part of the Paenibacillus guangzhouensis genome is shown below.
CAGACTTCCGTCATTCCACTACATAAGTTTCCATTGCCAGCCCTTCAATCGCTTTTGTCGGAAGATAAAACCACCATTGTAGTCTCTGTACTATTCGATAAAGCGGCGGATGCTGACCAACTCAAGGAAGGCGTAACGCAACTGAAAGAGCAGGCAACTGCGGAGTTTGGAATCAATCCGTTTAACGAAGCTAAGGATTCTGCATTATTAGCGAGAGTTACGGGTCCTGTAGGGATATCCATTGATGCCACGGGATTATTCAGTAACGCGGACGTATCCCTCCTTATTGCTACGGTACTGTTAGTGTTAATTATTCTGCTTGTCATCTATAGATCCCCTATTTTAGCACTAATTCCGATTATTGCTGTTGGCTTCGCGTACGGGGTAGCAAGTCCCATCTTAGGATTTATGGCGGCACAAGGTTGGATTACCGTTGACGCGCAAGCCATATCGATTATGACCGTCCTGCTCTTCGGAGCCGGAACAGATTATTGTCTATTCCTGATCTCTCACTACAGGCATTTGCTGCAAGAAGAACAAGACAAACGCAAGGCCTTGATCTGTGCACTAAAAGGTTCTTCTGGGGCCATTGCGATGAGCGGGTTTACCGTCGTATTATCACTTCTGGTCTTGCTGGTAGCAGAGTATGGTGCTTATCAACGGTTTGCAGTCCCTTTCAGCTTATCGATTCTCATTATGGGCATTTCGAGCGTCACATTGGTGCCTGCTTTACTTGCCATTTTCGGTCGCGCGTCATTCTATCCATTCGTCCCTCGCACGCCGGAGATGCAAGCAGAACTGGTTCGGAAAAAAGGAAGAGCGGTTCGGACTACCCCAAGAGCTTCAAAGAATCGAATCGGTCATGCGGTCATCAAGCGCCCATGGACGATTATAGCAGTAACGGTTATGGTGTTAGGCGGGTTAGCCGCCTATGCTTCTCAGATTACATTCACGTATGATATCCTCTCATCGTTCCCCTCGAAGATGGAATCGAGAGAAGGATTCGCGATCATCGGTGATAAATTTACCGAAGGGGAGCTAGCTCCGGTACAGGTGCTAGCAGATACAGAAGGCAAGACGACCACGTTGTATAAGGATCTTACGTCTCTGCCTTATGTTGATACGGTATCTGAAGCCAAACAAGGCAGGGAAAATAGGAACATCACAGCTTATGAGGTCACGTTGAAGATGAACCCGTACTCCTTAGAGGCGATGGAGCATATCCCAGATCTGCACGCGGTGGCCGAGCAATCCTTGGCAGCCGCAGGAATTGCTCAGACCGAAGAGAAAGTATGGATCGGTGGGCAGACGGCAACGCAATACGACACGAAAGTGACAGGAGACAGGGATACGGCCGTCGTGTTGCCGATTGTGATCGGATTGATTTCGATCCTGCTGCTTGTATACTTGCGATCCGTTACTGCAATGCTGTATCTGATCGCAACGGTTGTTTTATCCTATTTCTCGGCGCTTGGTTTAGGGTGGATCATCTTGCACGTTGGTTTTGGTGTAGATGCCATTCAAGGCGCTATTCCTTTGTACGCTTTTGTTTTCCTTGTCGCTTTAGGTGAGGATTACAATATTTTCATGGTATCGCGGATTTGGCAGAAGCGTCATAAGATGTCGCTTAAGCAGGCGATTGCAGAAGGCGTAGGTGAGACGGGTTCGGTCATAACTTCGGCAGGTTTGATTCTAGCAGGTACATTCGCTGTCTTGGCTACGCTACCGATTCAAGTTCTTGTACAATTCGGCACCGTTACGGCCGTAGGCGTTCTTTTGGATACCTTCATCGTTCGTCCGTTTTTAGTTCCGGCGATTACGGCGGTATTCGGTAAAGCAGCTTTCTGGCCAGCAAAATTGTCGGATGTGGAGATACGCACGGAGGATTTTGAAGCTGTAAATCAATCGTAAACGAGCAAAAAAACCAGCTCCGCAGTTTCCGGAGCTGGTTTTTTAATGAAAATCCTGTCCGATAAAGGCTTGTTTGACGCGATGCCAAAAAGGAAATGGACGAAAGCGAGCAAAGCTAACCTTCTGGGGCGATACGGCACAGCGGATGGATTGTAATTGATCAACCGCGATCGTTAAATGATCAAGTGATAACATAAGGCGCTGCGTTTTGCTGGAGTAAATATCGCAGTGATGATGTTTTGGCAGGATCAGAGACGAACCTAACGTGCGATAAACCCGATTGTTAATGGAGGCAATCTCTGCGATTTGCAGCGCTTCAATGCTCGGATGGATGAGAGCGCCGCCAACACTCTTGTTATAAGCTGTACTTCCAGATGGGGTAGAGATACAGATGCCGTCCCCCCGGAACATCTCGAATGGTTGATCATTGATGTCGATTTGGGCGACGAGTGTTCCGTCTACTCCCTTTAGCGTAAATTCATTTAAAACCTGATATTTCTGAGCGCCGTGTTCACTGACAATCTCCAGTTCGATGACCGGATATTGGACGATGCGAGGGGTAATGGAATCAGGCAGCTTCGTACCTGCCATTAAGTTCACGAGCTGCTCCAGTTCATTGGCCTGCCAGTCTGCATAGAAGCCCAAATGCCCGGTATGTACCCCGACAAATGCAATCCGATCCAATTGATCGCTGTATTTATGGAAAGCATGCAGCATCGTGCCATCGCCGCCGATAGATACGACAACTTCAGGGGACTCCTCATCAAATTGCATACCGAGCTCAGCAGCCATGCGATGGAAGTTCTCTGTTAGTTGGTTGGATACTTCATCACTTCGATTTTGCACATTGTATCTCAATGGAATAAGAGCTCCTTTGTCTTGTGAAAATAATATGCTTGCTCATTAGATCATAATCAATCTGCAGAGAGAATACAATGTTTGTTTGTCAGGATTTGTAGAATAAGAAGACAAAGATCATGGCGAGCACCCCGTGCGTGAATCGTGCGACGAAAAAAGGCCAATAACGCAAGTTCGTTGCGTTCAGAATACTTGCAACTTGGGCATGTACAGATAGCCCTCCCCAGGAGAGGACAAAGGCAGCAACGGCTAGCTTGGTCACGAGCGGAATATCGATTCCTGCCGTTCCGGCAGATTTTGCACCTAGCGTTACTTCGAAGATCCCGTTCATAATCGACTTCGACATTTCAGGCGGCATACCGAATAACCCTAAGATCGACTGAATCAGATTGTACATCCCATTCATGACATGCGCGGAGGTAAGTAATTCGAGAATGACAGAGAAAAAAACAACAAGCCCACCGACGACCATCATGAGTTTGAGCGAGGATTGGAGGGATTCACTCAATAGCTTTCCGAGATCTCGACCATCACGAAGTCGTGCCTGATGCATTGCGCGAATGGCTAGTCGGATTCGGCTTTCTCGCGCAGATCCGGTTGAAGATAAAATGGGCTTCGTTGCAGATGAGCGCGCGCCATGAAATCGCATGAGGAAGCCGATGAGGATTCCCGCCCCGTAGTGCGCAAGTGCAAGAATGGGAGCGACGCGTGCGTCTTGGAAAAACCCCACAGATACAGCACCAATCAGGAAGATGGGGTCTGATGTGGTCGTAAAGGCGACAAGCCGTTCCCCTTCTTCCCGATTGACTAACTTTTGGTCCCAGAGCTGAGCGGTTAATTTGGCGCCTACTGGGTAGCCGGAGGCGAAGCTGATCGCAACGACGAACCCGCCTGTCCCAGGAATGCGGAATATCGGGCGCATCAAGGGATCGAGCAGGGTACCTACAAAATGGACAATCCCGAAACCAAGCAGCATCTCAGAGATGACAAAAAAGGGGAAGAGTGCAGGAAATAGAACATCCCACCAAATCGCAAGGCCGCGAACAGAGGAATCTAAGGTTGCGTGCGGGAAAATGATCATACATACGGCAATTGCGCATG
Proteins encoded:
- a CDS encoding NAD kinase; protein product: MRYNVQNRSDEVSNQLTENFHRMAAELGMQFDEESPEVVVSIGGDGTMLHAFHKYSDQLDRIAFVGVHTGHLGFYADWQANELEQLVNLMAGTKLPDSITPRIVQYPVIELEIVSEHGAQKYQVLNEFTLKGVDGTLVAQIDINDQPFEMFRGDGICISTPSGSTAYNKSVGGALIHPSIEALQIAEIASINNRVYRTLGSSLILPKHHHCDIYSSKTQRLMLSLDHLTIAVDQLQSIRCAVSPQKVSFARFRPFPFWHRVKQAFIGQDFH
- a CDS encoding MMPL family transporter; this encodes MGIRGFIGWVSGSKGRWITLILWVIVVALLSFLWPAVNSKEANNAPNLADSKPSVQAQMIAEREFPSGADIPALLVWQRSDGLTQKDLLQLQQLTKRWESSPVLHQTSVIPLHKFPLPALQSLLSEDKTTIVVSVLFDKAADADQLKEGVTQLKEQATAEFGINPFNEAKDSALLARVTGPVGISIDATGLFSNADVSLLIATVLLVLIILLVIYRSPILALIPIIAVGFAYGVASPILGFMAAQGWITVDAQAISIMTVLLFGAGTDYCLFLISHYRHLLQEEQDKRKALICALKGSSGAIAMSGFTVVLSLLVLLVAEYGAYQRFAVPFSLSILIMGISSVTLVPALLAIFGRASFYPFVPRTPEMQAELVRKKGRAVRTTPRASKNRIGHAVIKRPWTIIAVTVMVLGGLAAYASQITFTYDILSSFPSKMESREGFAIIGDKFTEGELAPVQVLADTEGKTTTLYKDLTSLPYVDTVSEAKQGRENRNITAYEVTLKMNPYSLEAMEHIPDLHAVAEQSLAAAGIAQTEEKVWIGGQTATQYDTKVTGDRDTAVVLPIVIGLISILLLVYLRSVTAMLYLIATVVLSYFSALGLGWIILHVGFGVDAIQGAIPLYAFVFLVALGEDYNIFMVSRIWQKRHKMSLKQAIAEGVGETGSVITSAGLILAGTFAVLATLPIQVLVQFGTVTAVGVLLDTFIVRPFLVPAITAVFGKAAFWPAKLSDVEIRTEDFEAVNQS
- the ylbJ gene encoding sporulation integral membrane protein YlbJ, encoding MTPILALIACAIAVCMIIFPHATLDSSVRGLAIWWDVLFPALFPFFVISEMLLGFGIVHFVGTLLDPLMRPIFRIPGTGGFVVAISFASGYPVGAKLTAQLWDQKLVNREEGERLVAFTTTSDPIFLIGAVSVGFFQDARVAPILALAHYGAGILIGFLMRFHGARSSATKPILSSTGSARESRIRLAIRAMHQARLRDGRDLGKLLSESLQSSLKLMMVVGGLVVFFSVILELLTSAHVMNGMYNLIQSILGLFGMPPEMSKSIMNGIFEVTLGAKSAGTAGIDIPLVTKLAVAAFVLSWGGLSVHAQVASILNATNLRYWPFFVARFTHGVLAMIFVFLFYKS